In a single window of the Chaetodon trifascialis isolate fChaTrf1 chromosome 19, fChaTrf1.hap1, whole genome shotgun sequence genome:
- the paqr8 gene encoding membrane progestin receptor beta — MPGDILQWLSTLTLNLKHLGHLPRFSHLTPFSIPSPSPTVTASQVPSLFREPYILSGYRPTQQDWRCYLLSLFQRHNESLNVWTHLLAGPVLLLRWWANVDALGFTWDAASLPLSAFLVSCLTYLFFSVAAHLFQSHSEHTHYFLFFMDYVGVAVYQYGCSLGHYFYSSEPAWRECCVGLLFLPGAAFFGWLSCAGCCFAKSRYRRPYPLQRKICQLIPTTLAYLLDISPVAHRLLTVSWTQEPSLPFHALQMASFLLSALFFSCPIPERFFPGRCDFVGQGHQIFHLFLSLCTMFQLEALFQDYARRRDTVAEVFGERQLWWACVSFPALFVCCILTAFITMWHLKKQLGRQGKQERDK; from the coding sequence ATGCCGGGTGACATTCTGCAGTGGCTCAGCACTTTGACCCTCAATCTCAAGCACCTTGGCCACCTGCCCCGGTTCTCGCACCTCACCCCTTTCTCCATTCCATCACCCAGCCCCACCGTCACCGCCTCCCAGGTTCCCAGCCTGTTCCGAGAGCCCTACATCCTGTCGGGCTACCGTCCCACCCAGCAGGACTGGCGTTGTTACCTCCTCAGCCTCTTCCAGAGACACAATGAATCCCTAAACGTGTGGACCCACTTGTTGGCGggtcctgtgctgctgctccgcTGGTGGGCCAACGTAGACGCCCTGGGGTTCACCTGGGACGCAGCCTCTCTACCTCTGAGTGCCTTCCTGGTGTCCTGCCTCACCTATCTGTTCTTCAGTGTGGCAGCTCACCTCTTCCAGTCTCACTCTGAACATACACACtacttcctcttcttcatggaCTATGTAGGTGTAGCTGTGTATCAGTATGGCTGCTCACTTGGACATTATTTCTACTCATCAGAGCCGGCGTGGAGAGAATGCTGTGTTGGACTGCTGTTTCTGCCCGGAGCTGCCTTCTTTGGGTGGCTTTCCtgtgcaggctgctgttttgCTAAGTCCAGGTACAGGCGGCCATATCCTTTACAGCGTAAAATCTGCCAGTTGATCCCTACCACCTTAGCATACCTGCTGGACATCAGTCCCGTAGCCCACCGCCTGCTCACCGTCTCCTGGACACAGGAGCCCTCACTGCCCTTCCACGCTCTCCAGATGGCCTCGTTCTTGCTGTccgccctcttcttctcctgtccCATCCCTGAGCGCTTCTTTCCCGGCCGCTGTGACTTTGTGGGTCAGGGTCACCAGATCTTCCACCTGTTTCTGTCCCTGTGCACCATGTTCCAGCTGGAGGCTCTGTTCCAGGACTACGCCAGGCGGAGGGATACGGTGGCGGAAGTATTTGGAGAGCGGCAGCTGTGGTGGGCTTGTGTGTCCTTCCctgccctgtttgtgtgttgcatcTTGACAGCATTCATTACAATGTGGCACTTGAAAAAGCAACTGGGTAGACAGGgtaagcaagagagagacaagtga